In Enterobacter sp. 638, a single window of DNA contains:
- the tatD gene encoding 3'-5' ssDNA/RNA exonuclease TatD, with the protein MFDIGLNLTSPQFANDRDDVVARAFAAGVKGLLLTGTNLHESEHAQQLAQGYERCWSTAGVHPHDSSQWTDESAETLYKLAKTEEVVAIGECGLDFNRNFSTPVEQEAAFTAQLAIAAELEMPVFMHCRDAHERFLTLLEPWRDKLPGAVLHCFTGSRQEAVECLNRGLYLGITGWVCDERRGLELRELLPVIPADRLLVETDAPYLLPRDMKPKPASRRNEPAYLGHIVERIAHWRGEERQRLDAQTDENVRRLFGITF; encoded by the coding sequence ATGTTTGATATCGGATTGAATCTGACCAGCCCTCAATTTGCCAACGACCGCGATGACGTTGTGGCGCGCGCGTTTGCCGCAGGGGTAAAAGGACTGCTGCTAACGGGAACGAATCTTCACGAAAGTGAGCATGCACAACAGTTGGCTCAAGGCTACGAGCGCTGCTGGTCAACGGCGGGAGTCCATCCGCATGACAGCAGCCAGTGGACTGACGAAAGTGCTGAAACGCTCTATAAGCTGGCGAAAACCGAGGAAGTCGTTGCCATCGGCGAGTGCGGTCTTGATTTCAATCGTAACTTTTCCACGCCCGTTGAGCAGGAAGCGGCGTTCACCGCTCAGCTCGCCATCGCAGCCGAATTAGAAATGCCGGTGTTTATGCATTGCCGCGATGCGCATGAGCGCTTTCTGACCTTGCTGGAGCCGTGGCGGGATAAACTGCCGGGCGCGGTGTTGCACTGCTTTACCGGCTCGCGACAGGAGGCGGTGGAGTGCCTGAATCGCGGGCTGTATCTGGGCATTACCGGTTGGGTGTGTGACGAACGACGCGGTCTCGAATTGCGCGAGCTTTTGCCGGTGATACCTGCCGATCGACTGTTGGTCGAAACGGATGCGCCGTATCTTCTGCCACGCGATATGAAGCCGAAACCCGCGTCGCGACGCAATGAACCGGCTTATCTTGGGCATATTGTTGAGCGTATTGCGCACTGGCGCGGAGAAGAGCGGCAGAGGCTTGACGCGCAGACTGATGAAAACGTGCGTCGCCTGTTCGGGATAACATTTTAA
- the ubiJ gene encoding ubiquinone biosynthesis protein UbiJ — translation MPIKPLVTAGIENVLNTFLYRSPALKTARQRLNGKVLRIVLKEFSTPLVLVFSERQLDVVGEWEGEADCSVITHMSVLPKLRDRQQLTALIRSGELEVEGDLQVVQNFVALADLAEFDPAELLAPYIGDIAAESISKVLRGGSSFLRKGLQRQQRYVAEVITEEWRMAPGTLELAWFAEETSAVERAVDALTKRLEKLEGK, via the coding sequence ATGCCTATTAAACCCTTAGTCACCGCAGGCATCGAAAATGTCCTGAACACGTTTCTATATCGCTCTCCGGCGCTAAAAACAGCTCGACAGCGTCTGAACGGTAAGGTCCTTCGCATTGTCTTGAAGGAGTTCTCCACGCCGCTGGTGCTGGTCTTTAGTGAACGCCAGCTTGATGTGGTCGGGGAGTGGGAAGGCGAGGCCGACTGCTCAGTCATCACCCATATGAGCGTGTTACCGAAGTTACGCGACCGTCAGCAACTCACCGCGCTGATTCGCAGTGGCGAACTGGAAGTGGAAGGCGATTTGCAGGTTGTGCAGAACTTTGTTGCCCTTGCCGATCTGGCCGAGTTTGATCCGGCTGAACTGCTGGCGCCCTACATTGGCGACATTGCGGCTGAAAGCATTAGCAAGGTCCTTCGCGGCGGCTCGTCATTCCTGCGTAAAGGGTTACAGCGTCAGCAACGCTATGTTGCTGAGGTGATTACTGAAGAGTGGCGTATGGCGCCAGGCACGCTGGAATTAGCATGGTTTGCGGAAGAAACGTCTGCCGTTGAACGTGCCGTCGACGCGCTAACCAAACGGCTGGAAAAACTGGAGGGCAAATGA
- the tatC gene encoding Sec-independent protein translocase subunit TatC, with protein MAVDDTQPLIAHLIELRKRLLNCIIAVLLIFLCLVYFANDIYQIVSAPLIKQMPLGATMIATDVASPFFTPIKLTFWVSLIASAPVILYQVWAFVAPALYKHERKLVIPLLVSSSLLFYIGMAFAYFVVFPLAFGFLTHTAPEGVQVSTDIASYLSFVMALFMAFGVAFEVPVAIVLLCWMGVTTPDDLRKKRPYMLVGAFVVGMLLTPPDVFSQTLLAIPMYCLFEVGVFFSRFYVGKRRPQEDEEDEPEKTTEE; from the coding sequence ATGGCAGTAGATGATACTCAACCACTCATTGCGCATCTGATTGAGCTGCGTAAGCGTTTGTTAAACTGCATCATTGCAGTTTTGCTGATTTTCCTGTGCCTGGTTTATTTCGCGAACGACATCTATCAGATTGTCTCCGCGCCGTTGATTAAGCAAATGCCGCTGGGCGCAACGATGATTGCGACCGATGTGGCCTCGCCGTTTTTCACGCCAATCAAGCTGACCTTCTGGGTTTCGCTGATCGCCTCCGCACCCGTCATTTTGTATCAGGTGTGGGCATTCGTGGCACCGGCGTTATATAAGCATGAACGAAAGCTGGTGATCCCGCTGTTGGTCTCCAGTTCGCTGCTGTTTTATATCGGCATGGCCTTTGCGTACTTCGTGGTCTTCCCGCTGGCGTTTGGCTTCCTGACGCATACCGCGCCAGAAGGAGTACAGGTCTCGACCGACATCGCCAGCTATCTCAGCTTCGTCATGGCGCTGTTTATGGCGTTCGGCGTGGCGTTTGAAGTGCCCGTCGCTATCGTTCTCCTGTGCTGGATGGGCGTGACCACGCCTGATGATCTGCGCAAGAAGCGCCCGTATATGCTGGTCGGCGCATTTGTTGTCGGCATGCTGCTGACGCCGCCGGATGTTTTCTCGCAAACGCTGCTGGCCATACCGATGTATTGTCTGTTTGAAGTCGGCGTATTCTTCTCGCGCTTCTATGTGGGCAAGCGACGTCCGCAGGAAGACGAAGAAGACGAGCCAGAAAAAACGACAGAAGAATAA
- the rfaH gene encoding transcription/translation regulatory transformer protein RfaH, with product MQAWYLLYCKRGQLQRAQEHLERQAVNCLTPVITLEKIQRGKRTMVSEPLFPNYLFVEFDPEVIHTTTINATRGVSHFVRFGAQPATVPSTVIHQLSVYKQPDDITDPDTPFCGDDVVITEGAFEGLQAIFSEPDGEARSMLLLNLLNKQVLQSVANTAFRKV from the coding sequence ATGCAAGCGTGGTATTTACTGTATTGCAAACGTGGGCAGCTCCAGCGTGCGCAGGAACATCTTGAGCGTCAGGCCGTTAATTGTCTGACCCCTGTTATCACGCTCGAAAAAATCCAGCGCGGTAAGCGCACTATGGTCAGCGAACCCCTTTTCCCGAACTACCTGTTCGTCGAGTTTGACCCGGAAGTGATTCACACCACAACCATCAACGCCACGCGTGGCGTCAGCCACTTCGTTCGCTTTGGTGCGCAACCCGCCACCGTTCCTTCTACGGTTATTCACCAGCTTTCTGTCTATAAACAGCCGGACGATATTACCGATCCCGACACGCCCTTCTGCGGCGATGATGTGGTGATCACCGAAGGCGCATTCGAAGGATTGCAGGCGATATTCTCTGAGCCGGACGGCGAAGCCCGCTCAATGCTGCTACTCAACTTGCTGAACAAACAAGTGCTCCAGAGCGTTGCAAACACCGCCTTCCGCAAAGTTTAA
- the tatB gene encoding Sec-independent protein translocase protein TatB yields the protein MFDIGFGELVLVFVIGLIVLGPQRLPVAVKTVAGWVRALRSLATTVQNELAQELKMQEFQDSLKKVEKASMSNLSPELKASMDELREAAESMKRSYSVNDPEKASDEANTIRNPLVKGNEAQHEGVTPAGAEHQASAPSQAPEVQEPLPAAESVAKVTPAEVKATAPASESSPSSSDKA from the coding sequence GTGTTCGACATTGGCTTTGGTGAACTGGTACTGGTATTCGTGATCGGCCTTATCGTTTTAGGTCCGCAGCGTTTACCGGTAGCAGTAAAAACTGTTGCAGGCTGGGTACGCGCGCTGCGCTCGCTGGCGACGACGGTTCAAAATGAACTGGCGCAGGAACTCAAAATGCAGGAGTTTCAGGACAGCCTGAAAAAGGTTGAAAAAGCGAGCATGAGCAATTTATCGCCGGAGCTGAAAGCGTCGATGGATGAGTTGCGCGAGGCCGCTGAATCCATGAAACGTTCCTACAGCGTCAACGATCCTGAAAAAGCGAGCGATGAAGCCAACACCATTCGTAATCCGCTGGTGAAGGGTAATGAAGCGCAGCATGAAGGCGTGACGCCTGCGGGTGCAGAACATCAGGCCAGTGCGCCGTCGCAAGCGCCTGAAGTGCAAGAGCCGTTACCTGCGGCAGAATCCGTTGCGAAAGTGACGCCCGCAGAAGTGAAAGCTACCGCACCCGCTTCCGAATCATCCCCCTCGTCGAGTGATAAAGCGTAA
- the tatA gene encoding Sec-independent protein translocase subunit TatA codes for MGGISIWQLLIIAVIVVLLFGTKKLGSIGSDLGASIKGFKKAISDDEDKQDKSNQDADFTAKSIADKQDEAKKEDAKRHDKEQV; via the coding sequence ATGGGTGGTATCAGTATCTGGCAATTGTTGATCATTGCCGTCATCGTCGTTCTGCTGTTTGGTACCAAAAAGCTTGGTTCTATCGGTTCCGATCTTGGCGCGTCCATCAAGGGCTTTAAGAAAGCCATTAGTGATGATGAAGATAAGCAGGATAAATCCAACCAGGATGCGGATTTCACGGCCAAGTCTATCGCTGATAAACAAGACGAAGCCAAAAAGGAAGACGCTAAACGCCACGATAAAGAGCAGGTGTAA
- the ubiB gene encoding ubiquinone biosynthesis regulatory protein kinase UbiB: MTPGEIRRLYFIVRTFLSYGLDELIPKMRITLPLRIWRRMLFWMPNRHKDKLLGERLRLALQELGPVWIKFGQMLSTRRDLFPPQIADQLALLQDRVAPFDGARAKQQIEEAMGNIPVETWFDDFDIKPLASASIAQVHTARLKENGKEIVIKVIRPDILPVIRADMKLIYRLARWVPRLLPDGRRLRPMEVVREYEKTLIDELNLLRESANAIQLRRNFENSPMLYVPEVYSDYCSQNMMVMERIYGIPVSDIVALENQGTNMKLLAERGVQVFFTQVFRDSFFHADMHPGNIFVSYEHPEDPKYIGIDCGIVGSLNKEDKRYLAENFIAFFNRDYRKVAELHVDSGWVPPDTNVEEFEFAIRTVCEPIFEKPLSEISFGHVLLNLFNTARRFNMEVQPQLVLLQKTLLYVEGVGRQLYPQLDLWKTAKPFLESWIKDQVGLPALVRSFKEKAPFWIEKMPEIPELIYDSLRHSKNLQHSMDKITRELQSNRVRQGQSRYLFGIGATLLLSGTLLLINRPDWQMMPAWLMAGGLVVWLIGWRKTR, from the coding sequence ATGACGCCTGGTGAAATTCGGCGCCTCTATTTTATCGTTCGCACCTTTTTAAGTTACGGGCTCGACGAACTCATTCCCAAAATGCGAATCACTCTGCCGTTGCGGATTTGGCGGCGCATGCTGTTCTGGATGCCTAATCGTCACAAGGACAAGCTGCTGGGCGAACGGTTACGACTGGCATTACAGGAGCTTGGCCCGGTATGGATTAAGTTTGGGCAGATGCTTTCCACTCGCCGCGACCTTTTCCCGCCGCAAATCGCCGATCAGTTGGCCTTGCTGCAGGACCGTGTTGCTCCCTTTGACGGTGCGCGGGCTAAGCAGCAGATCGAAGAGGCGATGGGCAATATCCCTGTCGAAACCTGGTTTGATGATTTTGATATTAAGCCTTTGGCGTCCGCTTCCATTGCGCAGGTTCATACCGCGCGCCTGAAAGAGAATGGCAAAGAGATCGTTATTAAAGTGATTCGCCCGGATATCCTGCCGGTTATCAGAGCGGACATGAAACTGATTTATCGCCTGGCGCGCTGGGTTCCGCGTTTACTGCCGGATGGCCGTCGACTGCGCCCGATGGAAGTGGTGCGCGAGTATGAAAAAACGCTCATCGATGAACTGAATTTGCTGCGTGAATCAGCCAACGCCATCCAGCTGCGTCGTAACTTTGAAAACAGCCCAATGCTGTATGTGCCGGAAGTGTATTCTGACTATTGCAGCCAGAATATGATGGTGATGGAGCGTATCTACGGCATTCCCGTGTCGGATATCGTGGCGCTGGAAAACCAGGGAACGAACATGAAACTGCTGGCCGAACGTGGCGTGCAGGTCTTCTTCACCCAGGTTTTCCGCGACAGCTTTTTCCATGCCGACATGCACCCAGGGAATATCTTTGTCAGTTACGAGCACCCGGAAGATCCGAAATATATCGGCATTGACTGCGGTATCGTCGGCTCGTTGAACAAAGAAGATAAGCGCTACCTGGCGGAGAACTTTATCGCCTTCTTCAATCGCGATTATCGCAAGGTGGCAGAGTTGCACGTTGATTCCGGTTGGGTTCCGCCCGATACCAACGTTGAAGAGTTTGAATTTGCGATTCGCACCGTATGTGAACCCATTTTTGAGAAACCGCTTTCCGAAATCTCCTTTGGTCACGTCCTGCTGAATCTGTTTAACACGGCTCGACGTTTTAATATGGAAGTACAACCGCAATTAGTTTTACTTCAGAAAACATTACTTTACGTCGAAGGCGTAGGCCGACAGCTCTATCCTCAGTTAGACTTATGGAAAACAGCGAAACCGTTCCTTGAGTCATGGATCAAGGATCAGGTCGGGCTGCCTGCGCTGGTGCGCTCTTTTAAAGAGAAAGCCCCGTTCTGGATTGAAAAAATGCCGGAGATTCCTGAGCTGATTTATGACAGTTTGCGTCACAGCAAGAACCTTCAGCACAGTATGGATAAAATCACCCGCGAGCTTCAGTCTAACCGCGTGCGGCAGGGGCAATCGCGCTATCTCTTTGGTATTGGCGCAACCCTGTTGCTGAGCGGAACATTGCTACTCATTAATCGACCAGACTGGCAAATGATGCCCGCCTGGTTGATGGCCGGCGGCCTTGTGGTTTGGCTTATTGGGTGGCGAAAAACGCGCTGA